A genomic window from Acidobacteriota bacterium includes:
- the hyfB gene encoding hydrogenase 4 subunit B, giving the protein MDVGLGPGLMAACYGAGALSSLLARWSGRLALRVGHMAALAGSVAGLGVSLGVLLGGPGRTLSQPLPILFPFARLSLSVDGLSAYFLLVISLVAVAATIYGPAYLQAHSPDAGPARQAAQVLALNVFLAGMAFACCAGDALTFLFCWEGMTLASYVLVVSDDRDGENARAGLLYMVMAHGGTALLLVAFLALTERAGAFDFAALRAAAAGLDPTTRTTLFFLALGGFATKAGVVPLHVWLPRAHPAAPSHVSALMSGVMLKVAIYGILRFAFDLLAPPAGPLPSSWGWTVLVLGTISAVLGVLYALQQHDLKRLLAFHSVENIGIILIGVGLAMILWRSDGAGAALATVALTAALLHTINHAAFKGLLFLGAGSVLCRTHIRNMEELGGLARRMPWTAGLFLLGAVAISALPPLNGFVSEWLTFQALLGGASRLHGPAGLVIVFSAAMLALTGGLAAACFVKAFGVTFLGRPRTSQAEHATEAPSSMIAGMGWLAAMCVILGVVPGYVMRLLDAPTSELLQGPGASAVVTARGPLVLSTALTPGWTQATAISMTMVAALLVALTAMAWVLRRGWRQGPSRTAPTWTCGMSPTARFDYTATAFAKPLRLVFAALYHPRREVTRETAGTPYVVGRIHYAGEIVDLAETQIYHRVERDISALSQAIRARSTGRIHGYIGFVLAALVVALLLFGVERR; this is encoded by the coding sequence GTGGACGTCGGTCTGGGCCCAGGTCTGATGGCGGCGTGCTATGGAGCAGGGGCGCTTTCGTCCCTGTTGGCGCGGTGGTCCGGCCGACTCGCCCTCCGCGTGGGTCACATGGCCGCGCTCGCGGGATCCGTGGCCGGCCTCGGCGTGTCACTCGGCGTGCTGCTCGGCGGACCAGGCCGCACGCTCTCCCAGCCTCTGCCGATCCTCTTCCCATTCGCACGACTGTCGCTCTCGGTGGACGGGCTCTCGGCCTACTTTCTGCTCGTCATCTCCCTCGTCGCGGTCGCCGCGACCATCTACGGCCCGGCATACCTCCAGGCACACTCGCCCGACGCGGGACCGGCGCGGCAAGCAGCACAGGTGCTCGCGCTGAATGTGTTCCTGGCGGGCATGGCGTTCGCCTGCTGCGCCGGCGATGCGCTGACCTTCCTCTTTTGCTGGGAAGGCATGACGCTCGCCAGCTACGTCCTGGTCGTCTCCGACGACCGGGACGGCGAGAACGCCCGGGCGGGTCTCCTCTATATGGTGATGGCCCACGGAGGGACGGCGTTGCTCCTGGTCGCGTTCCTCGCCCTGACCGAGCGGGCGGGGGCGTTCGACTTTGCGGCGCTTCGCGCGGCGGCGGCTGGCCTCGATCCCACGACACGAACGACGCTGTTCTTCCTGGCGCTCGGGGGCTTCGCCACCAAGGCCGGCGTGGTTCCTCTCCACGTCTGGCTCCCTCGCGCGCACCCTGCCGCCCCGAGCCACGTGTCGGCGCTGATGTCGGGCGTCATGCTCAAGGTCGCGATCTACGGGATCCTGCGCTTCGCTTTCGATCTGCTGGCTCCACCCGCCGGACCGCTTCCGTCCTCCTGGGGATGGACGGTGCTCGTCCTGGGCACGATCTCGGCCGTCCTCGGTGTGCTCTACGCGCTCCAGCAGCATGACCTCAAGCGCCTGCTCGCGTTTCACAGCGTCGAGAACATCGGGATCATCCTGATCGGGGTGGGACTCGCGATGATTCTGTGGCGCTCGGATGGCGCGGGCGCGGCCCTCGCGACCGTCGCGCTCACGGCGGCGCTTCTTCATACGATCAACCACGCGGCATTCAAAGGTCTCCTCTTTCTCGGCGCCGGAAGCGTCCTCTGTCGCACTCACATCCGCAACATGGAGGAACTCGGCGGACTCGCCCGGCGCATGCCGTGGACGGCGGGGCTGTTCCTGCTCGGAGCGGTCGCGATCTCGGCCCTCCCCCCGCTCAACGGATTCGTCAGCGAGTGGCTCACCTTCCAGGCGCTGCTGGGCGGCGCCAGCCGACTCCATGGTCCGGCCGGACTGGTCATCGTCTTCTCCGCCGCGATGCTGGCGCTCACCGGAGGCCTCGCCGCCGCCTGTTTCGTCAAGGCGTTCGGCGTCACGTTTCTTGGCCGCCCGCGAACGTCTCAAGCCGAGCACGCCACCGAGGCCCCGTCGTCGATGATCGCGGGCATGGGGTGGCTTGCGGCAATGTGCGTGATTCTCGGCGTGGTGCCAGGTTATGTGATGCGCCTGCTCGACGCGCCGACCTCTGAACTGCTCCAGGGCCCAGGGGCGAGTGCGGTTGTCACGGCGCGGGGACCGCTCGTGCTGTCGACGGCGTTGACGCCGGGCTGGACACAGGCCACGGCCATTTCCATGACGATGGTGGCGGCGCTCCTCGTCGCGCTGACGGCGATGGCGTGGGTCCTGCGCCGGGGATGGCGGCAGGGCCCCTCTCGCACAGCGCCGACGTGGACATGCGGGATGAGCCCCACGGCACGGTTCGACTACACGGCGACCGCGTTCGCCAAGCCCCTCCGGCTCGTCTTCGCGGCGCTCTACCACCCTCGCCGCGAGGTCACGCGCGAGACGGCAGGAACACCCTACGTGGTCGGGCGCATCCACTACGCCGGGGAGATCGTGGATCTGGCTGAGACGCAGATTTACCACCGCGTGGAGCGCGACATCTCGGCACTCTCGCAGGCGATTCGCGCCCGCAGCACGGGCCGCATCCATGGGTACATCGGGTTTGTGCTCGCCGCTCTGGTCGTGGCGCTGCTGCTGTTCGGCGTGGAGCGCAGATGA
- a CDS encoding NADH-quinone oxidoreductase subunit H yields MTGERPLELVLVEMTLLVLLGPLVTGIIQKIKARLQCRQGAGVLQPYRDLSKLFRKGTVQADTASGFFRSIPVLVLAATVAAGALVPVLRAGPSAFPLGDALMLLGLLALARFLTAVGALDAGGAFGGMGASREMTVAPLVEPVLMMVVFSTAVAGGTTELGALAAHRGTSWLLAWRAADFLGFAAMLVLLPAETGRIPVDNPDTHLELTMLHEGMLLEHSGPGLGCMLLASHTRQIVTLGLVSALFFPVGPSVGGAAASLLFGAGAFVVKILVLAIYLALVESSYAKLRLFRVPQYLGVGFVCALVALALRIL; encoded by the coding sequence ATGACCGGCGAGAGACCGCTCGAGCTCGTGCTTGTCGAGATGACTCTCCTCGTGCTGCTCGGGCCACTCGTCACCGGCATCATCCAGAAGATCAAGGCGCGGCTCCAGTGCCGACAGGGAGCCGGAGTCCTTCAGCCGTATCGCGATCTCAGCAAACTGTTCCGCAAGGGCACCGTGCAGGCGGACACGGCCTCGGGTTTTTTCCGATCGATTCCGGTGCTCGTGCTGGCAGCCACCGTGGCTGCCGGCGCACTGGTTCCGGTCCTCCGGGCTGGACCGTCGGCGTTTCCGCTGGGCGACGCGTTGATGCTGCTCGGGCTGCTCGCGCTGGCTCGTTTCCTGACAGCGGTCGGTGCGCTTGACGCCGGCGGCGCATTCGGCGGCATGGGGGCCTCGCGGGAGATGACGGTCGCGCCGCTGGTCGAGCCGGTGCTGATGATGGTCGTGTTCTCGACCGCGGTGGCGGGAGGGACGACCGAACTTGGCGCCCTCGCGGCGCACCGCGGGACGTCATGGTTGCTCGCCTGGCGCGCGGCGGACTTCCTCGGCTTCGCCGCCATGCTCGTGCTGCTGCCTGCAGAAACGGGCCGCATCCCCGTGGACAATCCGGACACCCACCTCGAGCTCACCATGCTGCACGAAGGCATGCTGCTCGAGCACTCCGGACCGGGGCTCGGCTGCATGCTGCTCGCCTCGCACACACGACAGATCGTGACGCTCGGCCTCGTGTCGGCCCTCTTCTTTCCGGTCGGCCCGAGTGTCGGCGGGGCTGCTGCAAGCCTGCTCTTCGGAGCCGGCGCGTTCGTTGTGAAGATCCTCGTGCTCGCGATCTACCTCGCGCTGGTTGAATCGTCTTACGCCAAGCTCCGGCTCTTCCGGGTGCCGCAGTACCTCGGCGTCGGCTTCGTGTGCGCACTCGTCGCGCTCGCGTTGAGGATCCTGTGA
- a CDS encoding proton-conducting transporter membrane subunit, with the protein MAETLLWVLPLVPTVTALLMLTTRDRRILSALDVGGSGVLFALTLVLANQVATGGPRAFGVLRIDDLGLVFLLLVVFLTLAVSIYTVGWLKQAVAVGNMKPELLRSYFALVHAFVATMVVTVLADNLGVLWIAMEGTTITSAVLIGYHGHHHGLEAAWKYIIVTTIGISFGLFGTVLVFAAAAAAHVGAGASAMNWSAIMKVAPTLDPGIVRIGFIFVMVGYGTKAGLAPMHLWLPDAHSQALTPVSALLSGALIKCALLGIIRFQTIAAAACGPSFPEGVLLIFGLASIVVATPFILAQHDIKRLLGYHSVEHVGIVALGLGFGGPVGTYGALLHVVNHGVTKALAFFAAGKAIARYGTRDMRAIRGLLAVAPVGATLLMLAALSLAGVPPFSIFVSELMVLRAGIGHGHLVAVAIFLAMVVVIFAGLLHHVGAMVFGQPSAAASREPEAWSPLLGMMLLAAMMILLGLTIPGSLDGLLHRATEIIVD; encoded by the coding sequence ATGGCTGAGACGCTCCTCTGGGTCCTTCCGCTCGTCCCGACCGTCACGGCGCTGCTCATGCTGACGACGCGAGACCGCCGCATTCTCTCGGCCCTCGACGTGGGTGGCTCGGGCGTCCTGTTCGCGCTCACGCTCGTCCTCGCCAACCAGGTCGCGACGGGCGGCCCGCGTGCGTTCGGCGTCCTGCGCATCGACGATCTCGGGCTCGTCTTTCTCCTCCTCGTCGTCTTCCTCACGCTGGCCGTCTCCATCTACACGGTCGGGTGGCTCAAGCAGGCGGTGGCAGTCGGCAACATGAAGCCGGAGTTGCTGCGGTCCTACTTCGCCCTCGTGCACGCCTTCGTCGCGACGATGGTCGTGACCGTCCTTGCCGACAACCTCGGCGTGCTGTGGATCGCGATGGAAGGCACGACGATCACCTCGGCCGTCCTCATCGGCTACCACGGCCATCACCACGGTCTCGAGGCGGCGTGGAAGTACATCATCGTGACGACCATCGGCATCTCCTTTGGCCTGTTCGGCACGGTGCTGGTGTTTGCGGCGGCGGCCGCCGCACACGTGGGCGCGGGCGCGAGCGCGATGAACTGGTCGGCGATCATGAAGGTCGCACCCACGCTCGACCCGGGGATCGTCCGGATCGGCTTCATCTTCGTGATGGTCGGCTACGGCACCAAGGCGGGTCTCGCGCCCATGCACCTCTGGCTGCCTGACGCCCACAGCCAGGCGCTCACACCGGTCTCGGCGCTGCTCTCGGGCGCGCTCATCAAGTGCGCCCTCCTTGGTATCATCCGGTTCCAGACGATCGCCGCCGCCGCGTGCGGGCCGTCATTCCCGGAGGGGGTGCTGCTGATCTTCGGCCTCGCCTCGATCGTCGTCGCGACGCCGTTCATCCTGGCTCAGCACGACATCAAGCGCCTCCTCGGCTATCACAGCGTCGAGCACGTCGGGATCGTGGCGCTCGGCCTCGGCTTCGGCGGCCCTGTCGGGACCTACGGCGCCCTGCTGCATGTGGTGAACCACGGCGTCACGAAGGCCCTCGCGTTCTTCGCCGCCGGCAAGGCGATTGCGCGCTACGGCACACGCGACATGCGGGCCATCCGCGGCTTGCTGGCGGTGGCGCCCGTCGGCGCGACGCTCCTGATGCTCGCGGCGCTGTCGCTCGCCGGCGTGCCGCCGTTCTCGATCTTCGTCAGCGAGCTGATGGTGCTGCGCGCCGGAATCGGCCACGGGCACCTCGTCGCGGTCGCGATCTTCCTCGCGATGGTCGTCGTGATCTTCGCCGGCTTGCTCCACCATGTCGGGGCGATGGTATTCGGCCAACCGAGCGCCGCAGCCAGCCGGGAACCCGAGGCCTGGTCGCCACTGCTCGGAATGATGTTGCTTGCGGCGATGATGATCCTGCTCGGCCTCACCATCCCCGGGAGCTTGGACGGACTCCTCCATCGCGCCACGGAGATCATCGTTGACTGA
- a CDS encoding NADH-quinone oxidoreductase subunit C, which translates to MTDATLTSALRASTGGSVEAEAGPRPSDLTVGLGRPHDLPAAADVLIGPFAMALATIVATDDTMTPDGDLKVRYIFEPSPGFGEPRPGSKSEGEEPAARGDRAQVDRFVTLLISVDPARPEVPSLTRAVPAANWHEREMRDLFGIVPVGHPDPRTLVVHDGWPPGVFPLRKAFDGSRRVPVEAADEFPHLVGEGEGVFEIPVGPIHAGIIEPGHFRFTSVGETVLHLDARLFYTHRGLEKRMEGLSPLDAFYVAERICGVCSVAHGLGYCEALEQIAGVDIPPRARLIRGIALELERLYNHVGDIGNICAGAAFHFGTAAGARFKERLQQTNERLAGNRFLRGIVVPGGARLDLSHSLVPVLRATLQETLVGLDYLMGRIEANPSIVDRLDGTGVLPQQAARDLAVAGVGARASGVDRDARRDHPHGAFATAMPPDLHVATASEGDVMARMTVRALEARESIRLIGEFIRRLEPGPLQVTIAEPLPGQRIGISAIESPRGEAVHWLRTDACGRVDRYHLRSPSYHNWPAVALAAETAIVPDFPLVNKSFELCYSCTDR; encoded by the coding sequence TTGACTGATGCAACCCTCACCAGCGCGCTGCGGGCGTCGACGGGCGGATCCGTCGAGGCCGAGGCCGGCCCGCGCCCATCGGATCTGACCGTCGGCCTCGGTCGCCCGCATGATCTTCCGGCGGCGGCCGACGTGCTCATCGGACCGTTCGCGATGGCGCTGGCCACGATCGTCGCCACCGACGACACAATGACGCCGGATGGCGATCTGAAGGTGCGCTATATCTTCGAGCCGTCACCAGGCTTCGGCGAGCCTCGCCCAGGCTCGAAAAGTGAAGGCGAGGAGCCGGCCGCCCGGGGCGACCGCGCCCAGGTTGATCGGTTTGTGACACTGCTGATCTCGGTGGACCCGGCGCGCCCGGAGGTGCCCTCCCTGACGAGGGCGGTCCCGGCCGCAAACTGGCACGAGCGTGAGATGCGGGACCTGTTCGGGATTGTCCCTGTCGGACACCCCGATCCCCGCACGCTCGTGGTCCACGACGGGTGGCCGCCGGGCGTCTTCCCGCTTCGCAAGGCGTTCGATGGGTCGCGGCGTGTTCCCGTCGAAGCCGCCGACGAGTTCCCGCACCTGGTCGGCGAAGGCGAGGGCGTCTTCGAGATCCCGGTCGGCCCGATTCACGCGGGCATCATCGAGCCGGGGCACTTCCGTTTCACCTCGGTCGGCGAGACCGTTCTCCATCTCGACGCACGCCTGTTCTACACGCATCGCGGACTGGAAAAGCGCATGGAGGGGCTCTCTCCTCTCGATGCCTTCTACGTCGCGGAGCGGATCTGCGGGGTCTGCTCGGTCGCGCACGGACTGGGCTACTGCGAAGCCCTCGAGCAGATTGCCGGCGTGGACATCCCGCCGCGGGCCCGGCTCATCCGCGGGATCGCGCTCGAACTGGAGCGGCTGTACAACCATGTCGGCGACATCGGCAACATCTGCGCCGGCGCCGCGTTCCACTTCGGCACCGCTGCCGGCGCCCGCTTCAAGGAACGACTTCAGCAGACCAACGAACGACTCGCCGGCAATCGGTTCCTCCGCGGGATCGTCGTGCCTGGCGGTGCCCGCCTCGATCTCTCGCACAGCCTCGTTCCTGTTCTCCGCGCGACGCTCCAGGAGACGCTTGTCGGGCTCGACTACCTGATGGGGCGCATCGAAGCGAATCCCTCGATCGTCGATCGTCTCGACGGTACTGGCGTCCTCCCACAGCAGGCTGCGCGGGATCTCGCCGTCGCCGGCGTGGGGGCGCGGGCAAGCGGCGTGGATCGGGACGCGCGGCGGGATCACCCTCACGGCGCGTTCGCGACTGCGATGCCGCCCGACCTGCACGTCGCGACCGCATCGGAGGGCGACGTGATGGCCCGCATGACGGTTCGCGCGCTCGAGGCGCGGGAGTCGATCCGGCTGATCGGCGAATTCATCCGGCGGCTTGAACCGGGGCCGCTGCAGGTGACGATCGCTGAGCCGCTGCCAGGTCAACGGATTGGGATCTCGGCGATCGAATCACCCAGAGGTGAGGCGGTTCACTGGCTTCGCACCGATGCTTGCGGCCGCGTGGATCGCTACCACCTGCGATCTCCGAGCTACCACAACTGGCCCGCCGTCGCGTTGGCCGCCGAAACGGCGATCGTCCCGGACTTCCCGCTCGTCAACAAGAGCTTCGAGCTCTGTTATTCGTGCACGGATCGCTGA
- the nuoB gene encoding NADH-quinone oxidoreductase subunit NuoB, producing the protein MLRIVMNALRTGVVTTRYPAKPAVAPDRFRGAPVLRPGSRLPPPTACPAGALAERVDGSGRHVAVDLARCVFCGRCAEASWGDAVTMGRDFELAAHSRDGLRVEVVADESAAGLLASADESGVALATAALSAEALATADLSAVALATADLSAVALAKAEIRRVLGRSLHLRHLDAGSCNACDWELTALLNPVYDVRRLGIDFVASPRHADGVIVTGSVTRNLETAVRRTVEAIPDPRIVIAVGACAASGGIVGEGYASAGGVDRVLPVDVYIPGCPPRPEALIFGILVAIGRLDARRSLSGRVN; encoded by the coding sequence ATGCTGCGAATTGTCATGAACGCGCTTCGCACCGGAGTGGTGACGACACGCTATCCGGCGAAACCGGCCGTCGCGCCCGATCGCTTTCGCGGAGCGCCCGTCCTTCGTCCGGGCAGCCGCCTGCCTCCTCCCACCGCGTGCCCGGCGGGCGCGCTTGCTGAGCGCGTTGACGGCAGTGGCCGACACGTCGCCGTCGACCTCGCGCGATGCGTCTTCTGTGGCCGCTGTGCCGAGGCTTCGTGGGGAGATGCCGTGACGATGGGGAGGGACTTTGAACTCGCGGCGCACAGTCGAGACGGCCTGCGAGTCGAGGTGGTCGCCGACGAGTCCGCCGCAGGGTTGTTGGCCAGCGCGGACGAGTCCGGCGTAGCCTTGGCGACCGCGGCCCTGTCCGCCGAAGCCTTGGCGACCGCGGACCTGTCCGCCGTAGCCTTGGCGACCGCGGACCTGTCCGCCGTAGCCTTGGCGAAGGCGGAAATCCGCCGCGTGCTCGGACGGTCGCTGCACCTGCGCCACCTCGATGCGGGATCCTGCAACGCCTGCGACTGGGAACTGACGGCGCTGCTGAACCCGGTGTACGACGTGCGTCGCCTCGGCATCGATTTCGTCGCGTCACCGCGACACGCGGACGGAGTGATCGTGACCGGCTCGGTCACGCGAAACCTCGAGACGGCCGTCCGCCGCACCGTCGAGGCCATCCCCGATCCGCGCATCGTGATCGCGGTCGGCGCATGCGCGGCCTCAGGGGGCATCGTCGGCGAAGGATACGCCAGCGCCGGCGGTGTCGATCGGGTGCTCCCCGTTGATGTCTACATTCCCGGCTGTCCGCCGCGGCCCGAGGCGCTCATCTTCGGCATCCTCGTCGCGATCGGCCGCCTGGATGCCCGCCGATCGCTCAGCGGGCGGGTGAACTAG
- a CDS encoding ATP-binding protein, translating to MVVGAATILPVVAYGFLQRSFPFPWPARWLLASVYGPLLVALLIRRQHYRWRAAILLSGLYVLAAEQLVLTGLVGHGRVLLLLLPLMAVVLLGSPEGWIAVAVTTLMLAAFTVLAGNGMLLRWRIIHENSINPGFWLVQGLMLFAALIPLMVLFTRFVALQTRTLAAERQARRKLENETTMRRDLEHEILRVAEDERRWLGAELHDGVCQHLTAVQLHCAALENQLVSQNLPEAGATGHVRSMIEASIGMAYDVAKGLCPVDLDPDSLISALQRLAQRTQDAAGVACDVRSDGPVAVSDPHHAQHLYRIAQESVGNAVKHARCHRIQVELLGLADSLTLRIRDDGIGNRRAGETKVGGMGLRLMAHRADIIGGTLTIEHPTDGGTVVTCRVPDEAAKGHSA from the coding sequence GTGGTCGTCGGCGCCGCCACTATTTTGCCGGTGGTCGCGTACGGCTTCCTGCAAAGATCCTTTCCATTTCCGTGGCCGGCCCGGTGGCTTTTGGCGTCGGTGTATGGTCCGTTGCTGGTGGCGCTTCTGATCCGGCGGCAGCACTACCGCTGGCGCGCGGCCATTCTTCTCTCTGGCCTTTACGTGCTGGCGGCCGAGCAACTCGTGCTGACCGGGCTGGTTGGACATGGCCGCGTTTTGCTGCTGCTGCTCCCCCTGATGGCGGTGGTCCTGCTTGGTTCACCGGAGGGCTGGATTGCCGTTGCCGTTACCACCCTGATGCTGGCGGCGTTTACGGTTCTGGCAGGGAACGGGATGCTGTTGCGCTGGCGCATCATTCACGAGAACAGTATCAATCCCGGGTTTTGGCTGGTTCAGGGACTGATGTTGTTCGCGGCGCTCATCCCGCTGATGGTACTGTTCACGCGGTTTGTGGCACTGCAAACGCGGACCCTGGCGGCGGAGCGGCAGGCACGGCGCAAACTGGAAAACGAAACCACCATGCGCCGGGATCTCGAGCACGAAATCCTCCGGGTTGCCGAGGACGAGCGACGGTGGCTGGGCGCGGAATTGCACGACGGTGTGTGCCAGCATCTCACCGCGGTACAGTTGCACTGCGCCGCCCTCGAAAATCAGCTGGTTTCTCAGAACCTGCCGGAGGCCGGTGCGACCGGCCACGTGCGTTCCATGATCGAAGCCTCCATCGGCATGGCCTACGACGTGGCCAAGGGGCTGTGTCCCGTGGATCTGGATCCGGATTCGCTCATCTCGGCGCTGCAGCGTCTGGCTCAGCGCACCCAGGATGCCGCGGGCGTGGCCTGCGATGTTCGGAGCGACGGTCCGGTCGCCGTCTCCGATCCGCATCATGCCCAGCACCTTTATCGGATTGCCCAGGAGTCAGTGGGTAACGCCGTCAAGCACGCGCGCTGCCACCGGATTCAGGTGGAGCTCTTGGGACTGGCGGACTCACTCACACTTCGCATCCGCGATGACGGCATCGGGAACCGTCGCGCTGGGGAGACCAAGGTCGGCGGCATGGGCCTGCGACTCATGGCGCATCGCGCCGATATCATCGGCGGGACGTTGACGATTGAGCATCCAACCGATGGCGGTACCGTCGTGACCTGCCGTGTGCCCGACGAAGCCGCGAAGGGCCATTCCGCATGA
- a CDS encoding response regulator transcription factor yields the protein MKNDAPQRVSVFLVDDHPLVRQGLAVMLEQAGFAVGGEAESIKATLAHPGLAAAQVAILDLSLDRANGLDLIPVLSRQGIRVVVYSMHEDAAVVRGALAAGAKGYITKREAAQSLVAAIRTVLDGGDYVSPRAASGLAQRVTDPDLSRQQEQLYDLLGEGCDAQEIAARLHVSPRTVETYCTRLMDKMGLAGMKELRRHAISDRQRRSL from the coding sequence ATGAAGAACGATGCACCCCAGCGTGTGTCCGTTTTTCTCGTGGACGATCATCCGCTCGTCCGGCAGGGGCTGGCCGTGATGCTCGAACAGGCCGGATTCGCGGTCGGCGGCGAGGCGGAGAGTATCAAGGCCACGTTGGCCCATCCGGGTCTGGCTGCCGCGCAAGTCGCCATTCTCGACCTCTCGCTGGATCGGGCGAACGGGTTGGACCTGATTCCGGTCTTGTCCCGGCAGGGTATCCGCGTCGTCGTCTATTCCATGCACGAGGACGCGGCCGTGGTGCGGGGTGCGCTGGCGGCCGGGGCCAAAGGCTACATCACGAAACGCGAAGCCGCGCAATCGCTGGTGGCGGCGATCCGCACGGTGCTGGACGGCGGAGATTATGTCAGCCCGAGAGCCGCCTCAGGACTGGCGCAGCGCGTCACCGACCCGGACCTCAGCCGGCAACAAGAACAGCTGTATGACCTGCTCGGCGAGGGCTGCGACGCCCAGGAGATCGCGGCCAGGCTTCACGTCAGCCCGCGCACCGTGGAAACCTACTGCACGCGCCTGATGGACAAGATGGGTCTGGCCGGCATGAAAGAGCTCCGGCGGCACGCCATTTCCGACCGTCAGCGGCGTTCCCTCTAG